The Camelina sativa cultivar DH55 chromosome 14, Cs, whole genome shotgun sequence genome includes a window with the following:
- the LOC104740759 gene encoding catalase-1-like: MDPYKVVPSSAHDSPFFTTNSGAPVFNNNSSLTVGTRGPILLEDYHLLEKLANFDRERIPERVVHARGASAKGFFEVTHDISQLTCADFLRGPGVQTPVIVRFSTVIHERGSPETLRDPRGFAVKFYTREGNFDLVGNNFPVFFIRDGMKFPDMVHALKPNPKTHIQENWRILDFFSHHPESLHMFSFLFDDLGIPQDYRHMEGAGVNTYMLISKDGKAHYVKFHWKPSCGVKCLLDEEAIKVGGSNHSHATKDLYDSIAAGNFPQWNLFVQVIDPATEDQYDFDPLDVTKIWPEDILPLQPVGRLVLNKNIDNFFNENEQIAFCPALAVPGIHYSDDKLLQTRIFSYADSQRYRLGPNYLQLPVNAPKSAHHNNHHDGIMNFMHRDEEVNYFPSRMDPVRHAEKYPTTPITCSGNREKSIIGKENNFKQPGERYRSWDSDRQERFVKRFLEALSEPRVTHEIRSIWVSYWTQADKSLGQKLATCLNVKANI, translated from the exons ATGGATCCTTACAAG GTTGTTCCTTCAAGCGCTCATGATTCCCCTTTCTTCACTACTAACTCGGGTGCTCCTGTGTTTAACAACAACTCCTCTTTGACTGTCGGAACCAGAG GTCCAATTCTTCTGGAGGACTATCATCTACTTGAGAAACTCGCCAACTTTGACAGGGAGCGGATTCCTGAGAGGGTTGTTCATGCCAGGGGTGCCAGTGCTAAGGGTTTCTTTGAAGTCACTCATGACATTTCACAACTTACTTGTGCTGATTTTCTTCGTGGACCTGGTGTTCAGACTCCTGTTATCGTTCGTTTCTCTACTGTCATCCATGAGCGTGGCAGCCCTGAGACTCTTAGAGACCCTCGTGGCTTTGCTGTTAAGTTTTACACCAGAGAG GGGAACTTTGATCTTGTTGGGAACAACTTCCCTGTCTTCTTCATCCGTGATGGAATGAAGTTCCCTGACATGGTCCATGCACTGAAACCGAATCCCAAAACCCACATTCAGGAGAACTGGAGGATCCTGGACTTTTTCTCCCACCACCCAGAGAGTCTGCACATGTTTTCGTTCCTCTTTGATGACCTCGGTATCCCTCAGGACTACAGGCACATGGAAGGCGCTGGGGTCAACACTTACATGCTAATCAGCAAAGATGGAAAAGCTCACTATGTGAAATTCCACTGGAAGCCTTCTTGTGGAGTTAAATGCCTGTTGGATGAGGAAGCTATCAAAGTTGGAGGTTCCAATCACAGCCATGCCACCAAAGATCTCTATGACTCGATCGCAGCCGGGAATTTCCCACAGTGGAATCTCTTTGTTCAAGTGATAGATCCTGCCACTGAAGACCAATACGACTTTGATCCGCTTGATGTCACAAAGATCTGGCCTGAAGATATCTTGCCTCTACAACCTGTTGGCCGCTTGGTCTTGAACAAAAACATCGACAACTTCTTTAATGAGAACGAACAGATTGCTTTCTGCCCTGCTCTTGCTGTTCCTGGCATCCACTACTCAGATGATAAACTACTCCAGACCAGGATCTTCTCCTACGCTGATAGTCAGAGATACCGTCTTGGACCAAACTATCTGCAACTCCCTGTCAATGCCCCTAAATCTGCTCACCACAACAATCACCATGATGGTATTATGAACTTCATGCACAGGGATGAAGAG GTCAATTACTTCCCTTCAAGGATGGATCCAGTTCGACATGCTGAAAAATATCCTACAACTCCTATTACCTGCTCTGGAAACCGTGAGAAG TCCATCATTGGGAAGGAGAATAACTTCAAGCAGCCAGGAGAGAGATACCGGTCCTGGGATTCAGACAG GCAAGAGCGGTTCGTGAAGCGTTTTCTTGAAGCACTCTCGGAGCCTCGTGTCACACATGAAATCCGTAGCATTTGGGTCTCTTATTGGACTCAGGCAGACAAATCTCTGGGACAGAAACTAGCAACTTGTCTTAACGTGAAGGCAAACATCTGA